From a region of the Mesotoga infera genome:
- a CDS encoding LacI family transcriptional regulator gives MKKNANVCERLRFSVMKKTTIKDIAKELNVSPSSVSRALSDEPGVSPSLRKEIVDAAERLNYIPNSSAKSLKTRKTQTVGLIVSDIRNPFFLDFMSGIETVLFPRGYKFIVCDIGEDFEKERVYIKWLLEHGVEGILSSPCQGENGRDNSKLYREAVRRNIPVVFYDRILEGMERISSVTLDNRQAILRGVLHLKENGHGKLGIVLHKKGIYTIEERRMGFLDACKMLDIEINTDWIIENAVDVERTSLSLQSVLRSDRRPDAIISTNQFLNEVIVATVRRMGLKLPDDLSIVGFDDHSMNDLIEPPLTTIRQPVEDIGRIAATILLSEIDGTRGEKSKVVLKAELLQRKSVSKLI, from the coding sequence ATGAAAAAGAACGCAAACGTTTGCGAAAGGTTGCGATTCTCAGTGATGAAGAAAACAACGATAAAAGACATAGCAAAAGAACTGAACGTATCGCCGTCGTCCGTATCGCGAGCGCTTTCCGATGAACCGGGAGTGAGTCCTTCCCTGAGGAAAGAGATAGTTGACGCGGCCGAGAGACTGAACTACATTCCCAATTCTTCCGCAAAATCCCTGAAGACAAGAAAGACCCAAACGGTGGGCCTCATTGTGTCGGATATCAGGAATCCATTCTTCCTGGATTTCATGAGCGGAATCGAGACCGTCCTCTTTCCTAGAGGCTACAAGTTCATCGTCTGCGACATCGGGGAGGATTTCGAGAAAGAGAGAGTCTACATCAAATGGCTCCTCGAACACGGTGTCGAGGGTATACTTTCCTCGCCCTGTCAAGGAGAAAACGGAAGGGACAACTCAAAACTCTACAGAGAGGCAGTCAGGAGAAACATTCCTGTCGTCTTCTACGACAGAATTCTTGAGGGAATGGAGAGGATAAGTTCGGTAACTCTCGATAACCGGCAGGCGATTCTCCGAGGCGTGTTGCACCTAAAGGAAAACGGTCACGGGAAGCTCGGAATAGTCCTTCACAAAAAGGGAATCTATACAATAGAAGAGAGACGCATGGGCTTTTTGGATGCATGCAAGATGCTGGATATTGAGATAAACACCGACTGGATTATCGAAAATGCAGTAGACGTGGAGAGGACCTCACTGTCACTGCAGTCTGTGCTGAGATCGGACAGGAGACCGGATGCGATCATATCCACAAACCAGTTTCTAAATGAGGTCATAGTTGCAACCGTGAGGCGGATGGGCCTGAAACTCCCCGATGATCTGTCGATTGTAGGCTTCGATGATCATTCCATGAATGACCTGATCGAGCCACCCTTGACGACGATCAGACAGCCTGTAGAGGACATCGGCAGGATTGCCGCCACGATACTGCTGAGCGAAATAGACGGAACAAGAGGTGAGAAATCGAAAGTTGTGCTGAAGGCGGAATTGCTTCAAAGAAAATCTGTGTCAAAGCTCATATAG